The window GCTATCGCTTGCATGACCATGGCCATCAACGACGCCGGACTCACGCCCGCCGACATTCAATATGTGAATGCCCACGGCACGAGCACGGCTGTGAACGACCGCGTCGAGTCGTACGCCTGCAAGACCGTCCTCGGCAAAGAAACGCCGGTCAGCAGCACCAAGAGCATGATGGGCCATCTCATCGCCGCGGCCGGCGTGACCGAAGCCATCGTCTGCCTACTCGCGATTCGTGACGGCGTGTTGCCGCCGACCATCAACTACGAAAATCCCGATCCTGATTGCGATCTCGATTACATCCCGAATGTCGCCCGGGAAAAGAAACTCGACGTCGCGCTGAGCAACAGCTTCGGCTTCGGTGGTCAGAATATCTCGCTGGTCGTAGGCCGGTTTAAGGGATAAGTAGGACGGACCATTGGTCCGTCTGGAACTGCGACTGCGGCGGTTTGGCTTTGTGCCCGCTTCGAGGACGGACCAATGGTCCGTCCTACTACGAGTCTTCTATGACCATCTTCAAACGAATCATCGACAAGGAAATCCCGGTCAAGATTCTGTACGAAGATGAGCTCTGCCTCGCCTTTCCCGATATCAGCCCGCAGGCTCCGACGCACGTGCTGGTGATTCCGAAAAAGGAAATCGTTAACGTCGGCGCTGCGCTCGCTGAAGACCAGGCCTTGCTCGGTCATCTGCTGCTCGTCACGCAAAAA is drawn from Anatilimnocola floriformis and contains these coding sequences:
- a CDS encoding histidine triad nucleotide-binding protein produces the protein MTIFKRIIDKEIPVKILYEDELCLAFPDISPQAPTHVLVIPKKEIVNVGAALAEDQALLGHLLLVTQKVAAQLGLANGYRVVMNCGPDGGQSVDHLHIHLLGGRQMKWPPG